A genome region from Bordetella genomosp. 10 includes the following:
- the rpoZ gene encoding DNA-directed RNA polymerase subunit omega, with product MARITVEDCLNQIPNRFTLTLAATYRARELAQGHAPRLDSKDKPTVTALREIASGLTGTEMLRKVPT from the coding sequence ATGGCCCGTATTACCGTTGAAGATTGTCTGAACCAGATCCCCAACCGTTTCACGTTGACCCTGGCCGCCACCTATCGTGCGCGTGAACTGGCCCAGGGCCATGCGCCGCGCCTGGACAGCAAGGACAAGCCCACCGTGACCGCCCTGCGCGAGATCGCCTCCGGCCTGACCGGCACCGAAATGCTGCGCAAAGTCCCGACCTGA
- a CDS encoding bestrophin family protein translates to MIVRPKTTWFRMLFVWHGSVLHRVLAPLLVNFLLGLLAVWGSTHASHFFPHLNPVPFSLIGVALAIFVSFRNNACYARYWEARTLWGSMKNQARDLARFAITVTDLPKDDPQVARALNLVAAFVYALKHQLRDSDPRDSLARLLDGELVEDILRRDCRPQYILECLQQQLVAWCRQGRYGDILLESGLRKLDTLNAVLGGCERIRGTPLPYAYDVLLHRTTYFYCALLPFGLIGSIGLATPLISVFIAYAFLAWHAIASELEDPFGDEPNDLALASLSVDTERALRQAVDARDMPPRLLPDLDFRLR, encoded by the coding sequence ATGATCGTTCGTCCCAAGACTACCTGGTTCCGGATGCTGTTCGTCTGGCACGGGTCGGTGCTCCATCGCGTCCTCGCGCCGCTGCTCGTCAACTTCCTGCTGGGATTGCTGGCGGTATGGGGCTCGACCCATGCCTCGCATTTCTTCCCGCACCTGAATCCCGTGCCGTTCTCCCTGATCGGCGTGGCGCTGGCGATCTTCGTCAGCTTCCGCAACAACGCCTGTTATGCGCGCTACTGGGAAGCCCGCACGCTCTGGGGCAGCATGAAGAACCAGGCGCGGGATCTCGCGCGCTTCGCGATCACGGTGACGGACCTGCCCAAGGACGATCCGCAGGTCGCGCGCGCGTTGAATCTGGTGGCGGCCTTCGTCTATGCGCTCAAGCACCAGCTTCGGGACAGCGATCCGCGCGACAGCCTGGCCCGCTTGCTGGACGGGGAGCTGGTCGAGGACATCCTGCGGCGGGACTGCCGGCCGCAGTACATACTGGAATGCCTGCAGCAGCAATTGGTGGCGTGGTGCCGGCAAGGGCGCTACGGCGATATCCTGCTGGAGTCGGGACTGCGCAAGCTGGACACCCTGAACGCCGTGCTCGGCGGCTGCGAACGCATCCGCGGCACGCCCTTGCCCTATGCCTATGACGTGCTGCTGCATCGCACGACCTATTTCTATTGCGCGCTGCTGCCCTTCGGCCTGATCGGCAGCATAGGCCTGGCGACGCCCTTGATCTCCGTGTTCATCGCCTACGCCTTCCTGGCCTGGCACGCCATTGCCAGCGAACTCGAAGACCCGTTCGGCGACGAGCCCAACGACCTGGCGCTGGCGTCGCTGTCGGTCGACACCGAACGCGCCTTGCGCCAGGCCGTCGACGCGCGGGACATGCCGCCGCGCCTGCTGCCGGACCTGGACTTCCGCTTGCGCTGA
- a CDS encoding TonB-dependent receptor — MSFVPSSVRAQPARRASRPSPAARRAGALTPLALALCCLAPAAWAQQAPATGANNAAPSTTAAPAAGNAANTNGAMPINTTNLAPVIITGNPLGNDALSSPSSVLEGKQLDLRRESTLGQTLNGLPGVSTTTYGPMVGRPIIRGLDGDRIRIMNNGLGSVDASSLSFDHAVPMDPISADRIEVIRGPAALLYGGNAVGGVVNVIDDRIPSEPINGIHGTAQGDWGGANDDRTGAVQVEGGDGKFAIRADAYTRATHELRIPGYADSGNIRGQDDDGNGPRDHLPNSDGRVHGGGVGMSWTGDSGYAGISYSGYNSDYGSVAEDTVRLKMHQERFGASGEIRDLDGFFTKLKADFAYTDYQHKEVDDGETGTTFKNHGYEARIEARHRDFGPISGSMGLQISQTQFSALGDEALVPSTDTNNFAIFDLEQWKVNDRLTLSAGGRVEYTRLSPSAGGNDRFLDSSKRDFTATSFSLGAIYKLDSRWSIAANGAYTERAPTFYELYANGPHDATGQYLIGNPNLNKERSFSGDLGLRFEDGPNKANFGIFYTHFRNYITEVNTGLYTDDDGEVVPSSTDDALSQAVYRAVPADFYGFEASTTTRVLESGAHKLDLNLSGDYTHARNSDTGEPLPRIPPLRLGFGLDYTYGPWGAGVSFTKAFAQHRRPENDTSTAGYYRLDADASYAFKVGQTQWLAYVRGTNLTNQEIRYSTSVLRDIAPEGGRAVMVGLRANF, encoded by the coding sequence ATGTCTTTCGTGCCCTCCTCCGTGCGCGCCCAGCCGGCGCGCCGCGCTTCCCGTCCTTCGCCCGCCGCCCGCCGCGCCGGCGCCCTCACGCCGCTTGCGCTGGCGCTTTGCTGCCTCGCGCCCGCCGCCTGGGCGCAACAGGCCCCGGCCACCGGCGCCAACAACGCCGCCCCGTCCACCACGGCCGCCCCCGCCGCCGGCAACGCCGCCAACACGAACGGCGCCATGCCGATCAACACCACCAACCTCGCGCCGGTCATCATCACCGGCAACCCGCTGGGCAATGACGCCCTGAGCTCCCCCTCGTCCGTGCTCGAAGGCAAGCAGCTCGACCTGCGCCGCGAGAGCACGCTGGGCCAGACGCTCAACGGCCTGCCCGGCGTCTCGACCACCACCTACGGGCCCATGGTCGGACGCCCCATCATCCGCGGCCTGGACGGCGACCGCATCCGCATCATGAACAACGGCCTGGGTTCGGTCGACGCGTCCTCGCTGTCGTTCGACCACGCGGTGCCGATGGATCCCATCAGCGCCGACCGCATCGAGGTCATCCGCGGCCCGGCCGCGCTGCTGTACGGCGGCAACGCCGTCGGCGGCGTGGTCAACGTGATCGACGACCGCATCCCCAGCGAACCCATCAACGGCATCCACGGCACCGCCCAGGGCGACTGGGGCGGCGCCAACGACGACCGCACCGGCGCCGTGCAGGTGGAAGGCGGCGACGGCAAGTTCGCCATCCGCGCCGACGCCTATACCCGCGCCACGCATGAACTGCGCATTCCCGGCTACGCGGACTCGGGCAACATCCGCGGCCAGGACGACGACGGCAACGGCCCGCGCGACCACCTGCCCAATAGCGACGGCCGCGTGCACGGCGGCGGCGTCGGCATGTCCTGGACCGGCGACAGCGGCTACGCCGGCATCTCGTATAGCGGCTACAACTCCGACTACGGCTCGGTGGCCGAGGACACCGTGCGCCTGAAAATGCACCAGGAACGTTTCGGCGCCAGCGGCGAGATCCGCGACCTCGACGGCTTCTTCACGAAGCTGAAGGCGGACTTCGCCTACACCGACTACCAGCACAAGGAAGTCGACGACGGCGAGACCGGCACCACCTTCAAGAATCACGGCTACGAGGCCCGCATCGAGGCGCGCCATCGCGACTTCGGCCCGATCAGCGGATCGATGGGATTGCAGATCAGCCAGACGCAGTTTTCCGCGCTCGGCGACGAGGCCCTGGTGCCGTCCACCGACACCAACAACTTCGCGATCTTCGATCTGGAGCAATGGAAGGTCAATGACCGCCTGACGCTGAGCGCGGGCGGCCGCGTGGAATACACGCGCCTGTCCCCGTCGGCCGGCGGCAACGACCGTTTCCTCGATTCGTCCAAGCGCGACTTCACGGCCACCAGCTTCTCGCTGGGCGCCATCTACAAGCTCGACAGCCGCTGGTCCATCGCGGCCAACGGCGCGTATACGGAGCGCGCGCCGACCTTCTATGAGCTGTACGCGAACGGCCCCCATGACGCCACGGGCCAGTACCTGATCGGCAACCCGAACCTGAACAAGGAGCGTTCGTTCTCGGGCGACCTGGGCCTGCGCTTCGAAGACGGTCCCAACAAGGCCAATTTCGGCATCTTCTACACCCACTTCCGCAACTACATCACGGAGGTCAACACCGGCCTGTACACCGACGACGACGGCGAAGTCGTGCCGTCGAGCACCGACGACGCCTTGTCGCAGGCGGTCTACCGCGCCGTGCCCGCCGACTTCTACGGTTTCGAGGCGAGCACCACCACGCGCGTGCTGGAAAGCGGCGCCCACAAGCTGGACCTGAACCTGTCCGGCGACTACACCCACGCCCGCAACAGCGACACGGGCGAGCCGCTGCCCCGCATCCCGCCGCTGCGCCTGGGCTTCGGCCTGGACTACACCTATGGCCCGTGGGGCGCCGGCGTATCCTTCACCAAGGCCTTCGCCCAGCACCGGCGGCCGGAGAACGATACGTCGACGGCCGGCTACTACCGGCTGGACGCCGACGCCAGCTACGCCTTCAAGGTGGGGCAGACGCAGTGGCTGGCGTATGTGCGCGGCACCAACCTGACCAACCAGGAAATACGCTATTCGACGTCGGTGTTGCGCGACATCGCGCCGGAAGGCGGACGCGCGGTGATGGTGGGGCTGCGCGCCAACTTCTAA
- a CDS encoding acyclic terpene utilization AtuA family protein, which yields MEELKIVSLNGCLGYGYEVKSLEAGLALAPAMVGGDAGSTDAGPYYLGSGTALVKREQVRRDLGQALIRARAANVPLVIGSAGMAGGEPNLQWVREILLELAREENLHFKLATIHAEIDKAHVRDALRKGAITPMDDVPALTEDAIMGSIRIVGQMGTEPFARALAAGADVVLAGRSCDTAIYAALPIARGYDPGLALHMAKIMECGAQCGIPLAPNDSLLGVIRKDHFLVRPLSENRICTPDSVAAHTMYEQGDPLTIHEPEGRVDLSMAEFSQADRQTVRVSGSKFIPTPRYRIKLEGARLLGYRAFTIAGIRDAAVIENLEVIATTVRAAVRRNLHKGIADGDFQLEFRYYGRDAVLGELEPLRHIPPREVGVLIEAVAGDQLTANYVLSLARSSFLHCPFEGRKTTAGNLAFPFSPSDMAAGEVYEFSVYHLMDVDTNTSLFPIDYEQV from the coding sequence ATGGAAGAGTTGAAAATCGTGTCCCTCAATGGTTGCCTCGGCTACGGGTACGAGGTCAAGAGCCTGGAAGCGGGGCTGGCGCTCGCGCCGGCAATGGTGGGCGGCGATGCCGGCTCCACCGACGCCGGTCCCTATTACCTCGGATCGGGCACCGCGCTTGTCAAGCGCGAACAAGTCCGGCGCGACCTTGGACAGGCGCTGATTCGCGCGCGCGCCGCGAACGTGCCGCTGGTCATCGGTTCCGCCGGCATGGCGGGCGGCGAACCCAATCTGCAATGGGTGCGCGAAATCCTGTTGGAACTTGCCCGCGAGGAGAACCTGCACTTCAAACTCGCCACGATTCATGCCGAAATCGACAAGGCGCACGTGCGCGACGCCTTGCGCAAGGGCGCGATCACGCCCATGGACGATGTCCCGGCCCTGACCGAGGACGCGATCATGGGCAGTATCCGCATCGTGGGCCAAATGGGCACCGAGCCCTTTGCCCGCGCGCTGGCCGCCGGCGCGGACGTCGTGCTCGCGGGCCGATCCTGCGACACGGCGATTTACGCCGCGCTGCCCATCGCCCGCGGCTACGATCCCGGACTGGCCCTGCATATGGCGAAGATCATGGAGTGCGGCGCGCAGTGCGGCATCCCGCTGGCGCCGAACGACAGCTTGCTGGGCGTCATCAGGAAAGACCACTTCCTGGTCCGCCCCCTGTCGGAAAACCGCATCTGCACGCCCGATTCGGTGGCGGCGCACACCATGTACGAGCAAGGCGACCCCTTGACCATCCATGAGCCCGAAGGGCGGGTGGACCTCTCCATGGCCGAGTTCAGCCAGGCCGACCGGCAGACGGTGCGCGTCTCCGGCTCGAAATTCATACCGACGCCGCGCTATCGCATCAAGCTCGAAGGCGCCCGGCTGCTCGGATACCGCGCGTTCACCATCGCCGGCATCCGGGACGCGGCGGTCATCGAGAACCTGGAGGTCATCGCCACCACGGTGCGCGCGGCCGTGCGGCGCAACCTCCATAAAGGCATCGCGGACGGCGACTTCCAACTGGAGTTCCGCTATTACGGACGCGACGCGGTGCTGGGCGAACTGGAACCGTTGCGCCATATCCCGCCGCGCGAAGTCGGCGTGCTGATCGAAGCGGTCGCCGGCGATCAACTGACGGCCAACTACGTGCTGTCCCTGGCGAGGTCCTCTTTCCTGCATTGTCCCTTCGAAGGCCGCAAGACGACGGCGGGCAACCTGGCCTTCCCCTTCTCCCCCTCCGACATGGCCGCGGGAGAAGTCTACGAGTTCAGCGTCTATCACTTGATGGACGTGGACACGAACACCTCCCTATTCCCCATCGACTACGAACAGGTCTGA
- a CDS encoding SDR family oxidoreductase, with protein MQANNERGSGKVAVVTGAGSGIGRAVALQLLAEGYQVVLAGRRPEALEATREAAGAAAGRAIAAPTDVCVEDSVRGLFELVQSRCGRLDVLFNNAGRGAPAVPIEDLPVDVWRNVVDTNLTGMFLCAQAAIRIMKAQQPQGGRIINNGSISAHAPRPYSIAYTATKHAVTGLTKSISLDTRQYNIACGQIDIGNAATEMTDRMVKGVLQPDHTTRAEPRMDVQHVADAVAAMAALPLDANVQFMTIMATNMPFVGRG; from the coding sequence ATGCAAGCGAATAACGAACGTGGCAGCGGCAAGGTGGCGGTGGTGACGGGGGCGGGCAGCGGCATCGGCCGGGCCGTGGCGCTGCAACTGCTGGCGGAGGGATACCAGGTCGTGCTGGCGGGACGGCGGCCGGAGGCGCTGGAGGCGACGCGGGAAGCCGCCGGGGCGGCCGCCGGGCGGGCGATCGCCGCGCCGACCGACGTCTGCGTGGAGGACTCCGTGCGCGGCCTGTTCGAACTGGTCCAGTCCCGCTGCGGCCGCCTGGACGTGCTGTTCAACAATGCCGGGCGCGGCGCGCCGGCGGTGCCCATCGAGGACCTGCCGGTCGACGTATGGCGCAACGTGGTCGACACCAACCTGACCGGCATGTTCCTGTGCGCGCAGGCGGCCATCCGCATCATGAAGGCGCAGCAGCCGCAGGGCGGCCGCATCATCAACAACGGTTCGATTTCGGCGCACGCGCCGCGCCCGTATTCGATCGCCTACACGGCCACCAAGCATGCGGTGACGGGTCTGACCAAGTCGATTTCGCTGGATACGCGGCAGTACAACATCGCCTGCGGCCAGATCGACATCGGCAACGCCGCGACGGAAATGACGGACCGGATGGTGAAGGGCGTGCTGCAGCCGGATCACACCACGCGCGCGGAGCCGCGCATGGACGTGCAGCACGTCGCCGACGCGGTGGCGGCCATGGCGGCGCTGCCGCTGGACGCCAACGTGCAGTTCATGACGATCATGGCGACCAACATGCCCTTCGTGGGGCGCGGCTAG
- a CDS encoding bestrophin family protein, translated as MYRPGPPSYIGDPGRSRVARRVSIPGAPAGDPSPARRDVTTTRVNRMIVRSKTAWIRLLFSRHGSMLKYIATPLALNLLLALAAVYGEYKDPGFFKELSPIPFSLLGVALAIFVAFRNNVCYARFWEARILWGNMKNTARDLARFFITAPGLSMDDPQVVRAIDLLAAFPYALKHQLRGTDPRANITRLLDRSLAADVLRRECRAQYVLELLQRRLVDWHREGRYGEVLLAAGLQKLGVLSGVLGGCERIRGTPVPYAYDVLLHRTTHVYCAVLPFGLAGSLGWATPFIASFITYAYLAWHAIATELEEPFGVEPNDLALAAMSVDTERALRQAIDAADMPPRLAPDRRFRLY; from the coding sequence ATGTACCGCCCGGGACCTCCGTCCTACATTGGCGACCCGGGCCGCTCGCGGGTCGCTCGCCGCGTTTCCATCCCTGGTGCGCCGGCCGGCGATCCGTCACCTGCGCGGCGGGATGTGACAACTACGCGAGTGAATCGGATGATCGTTCGTTCCAAGACGGCTTGGATCAGACTGCTGTTTTCCCGGCATGGATCAATGTTGAAATACATTGCCACGCCCCTGGCCCTCAATCTCCTGCTGGCGCTGGCGGCGGTCTATGGGGAGTACAAGGACCCCGGTTTCTTCAAGGAGCTGAGCCCCATCCCTTTCTCGCTGCTCGGGGTGGCCCTGGCCATCTTCGTCGCGTTCCGCAATAACGTTTGCTATGCCCGGTTCTGGGAGGCGCGCATCCTCTGGGGCAACATGAAGAACACCGCGCGCGATCTTGCGCGCTTCTTCATCACCGCCCCGGGGCTGTCCATGGACGATCCCCAGGTCGTGCGCGCGATCGATCTGCTGGCGGCCTTTCCCTACGCGCTCAAGCACCAGTTGCGCGGCACCGATCCGCGCGCCAATATCACCCGCCTGCTGGACCGGAGCCTCGCCGCCGATGTTCTGCGGCGCGAGTGCCGCGCGCAGTATGTGCTGGAATTGCTGCAACGGCGGCTGGTGGATTGGCATCGGGAGGGGCGTTACGGAGAGGTCCTGCTGGCGGCGGGGCTGCAAAAACTGGGCGTCCTGAGCGGCGTGCTGGGCGGCTGCGAGCGGATACGCGGCACGCCCGTGCCCTATGCGTACGACGTGCTGCTGCATCGCACCACCCATGTCTATTGCGCGGTGCTGCCCTTCGGGCTGGCCGGCAGCCTCGGCTGGGCGACCCCCTTCATCGCCTCGTTCATCACCTATGCCTATCTCGCCTGGCATGCCATCGCGACCGAACTGGAAGAGCCGTTCGGCGTGGAGCCCAACGACCTGGCGTTGGCGGCGATGTCGGTCGACACGGAACGCGCCCTGCGCCAGGCGATCGACGCCGCCGACATGCCGCCCCGGCTGGCGCCGGACAGGCGCTTTCGCCTTTATTGA
- a CDS encoding DUF4387 domain-containing protein has product MATLQALADVLRSKNAGPFQITIDIMFNQEDAYRRVLASGVVTPANIAPRYQVDAAQVRVIPFDRVRAIKVTLPRRWGVNGSGSSFDRDVYGAQQHGPLADLEID; this is encoded by the coding sequence ATGGCAACGCTCCAAGCCCTGGCCGACGTTCTTCGCAGCAAGAACGCCGGCCCCTTTCAAATCACGATCGACATCATGTTCAACCAGGAGGACGCCTACCGGCGGGTGCTCGCCTCCGGGGTCGTGACCCCCGCGAACATCGCGCCGCGCTACCAGGTCGACGCCGCGCAGGTGCGCGTCATCCCGTTCGATCGGGTGCGCGCCATCAAGGTCACGCTGCCGCGCCGCTGGGGCGTCAACGGCAGCGGGTCCAGCTTCGACCGGGACGTCTACGGCGCGCAGCAGCACGGGCCGCTGGCGGACCTGGAAATCGACTGA
- a CDS encoding RelA/SpoT family protein, translated as MAFPGLKYASSGLLAALRAGSRLGRRPGKKNGKIPPSPAEAAAQEAAEAPASPVASLAPLTEIISGYLDKKDVERVREAYRFADQAHLGQFRASGAPYISHPIAVTEICAGWKLDANALSAALLHDVIEDQDVTKAELAERFNPEVAELVDGLSKLDRLDFATKAEQQAESFRKMLLAMARDVRVILIKLADRVHNMRTLDAVTPEKRRRIARETLDIYAPIAHRLGLNLLFRELQDLCFAAMYPNRYQVLYKAVLSARGNRREVIGKIADAVRAALPAAGIEAEVTGREKTLYGIYRKMVDQKKTFSEVLDIYGFRVIVHTLPECYLALGTLHQLYRPVPGKFKDYIAIPKVNGYQSLHTTLVGPYGTPVEFQFRTRDMHHVAEEGVASHWLYKGADVSLNDLQKRTHQWLQSLLDIQSQNSDSGEFLEHVKVDLFPDAVYVFTPHGKIISLPRGATPVDFAYAIHTDIGNQAVAAKVNNEFVPLRTELASGDTVEIVTSPASRPNAQWLNYVRTGRARSEIRHYLRTVKYAESVVFGERLLSQALQELHLQLPSPEDPSWEKLARSTGAASRDEILADIGLGKRLAAVVARRFGPEHDLIATTAGVVDEITAARAAPILIQGNEGQAVQLAPCCGPLPGDAIIAGMRLGHGLVVHTADCPVAARQRTREPERWINVAWDTQTAKHLSTRLDIVTRNERGVLGRLAAEITATDANIVHVTMHDDAVATVSLHLTVQVDSRKHLAQVIRAIRHVPQVQKIVRVKG; from the coding sequence ATGGCATTTCCCGGACTGAAGTACGCTTCGTCCGGCCTGCTCGCCGCGCTACGCGCGGGTTCCCGTCTGGGACGCAGGCCCGGTAAGAAGAACGGCAAGATCCCGCCCTCGCCCGCCGAGGCGGCCGCCCAGGAGGCGGCCGAGGCGCCGGCGTCTCCCGTGGCGTCCCTGGCGCCGCTGACCGAAATCATCAGCGGCTACCTGGACAAGAAGGACGTCGAGCGCGTGCGTGAAGCCTATCGCTTCGCCGACCAGGCCCATCTCGGACAATTCCGCGCCAGCGGCGCGCCGTACATCTCCCATCCCATCGCCGTCACGGAAATCTGCGCCGGCTGGAAGCTCGACGCCAACGCGCTGTCCGCGGCGCTGCTGCACGACGTCATCGAAGACCAGGACGTCACCAAGGCCGAGCTGGCGGAGCGCTTCAACCCCGAAGTGGCCGAACTGGTCGACGGCCTGTCCAAGCTGGACCGGCTGGACTTCGCCACCAAGGCCGAACAGCAGGCCGAGAGCTTCCGCAAGATGCTCCTGGCGATGGCGCGCGACGTGCGCGTCATCCTGATCAAGCTGGCCGACCGCGTGCACAACATGCGCACGCTGGACGCGGTGACGCCCGAAAAGCGCCGCCGCATCGCGCGCGAGACGCTGGACATCTATGCGCCCATCGCCCATCGCCTGGGCCTGAACCTGCTGTTCCGCGAGTTGCAGGACCTGTGCTTCGCCGCCATGTACCCCAACCGTTACCAGGTGCTGTACAAGGCCGTGCTGTCCGCGCGCGGCAACCGGCGCGAAGTGATCGGCAAGATCGCCGACGCGGTGCGCGCGGCGCTGCCGGCCGCCGGCATCGAAGCCGAAGTGACGGGCCGCGAGAAAACGCTGTACGGCATCTATCGCAAGATGGTCGACCAGAAGAAGACCTTCTCCGAGGTGCTGGACATCTACGGCTTCCGCGTCATCGTGCATACGCTGCCGGAATGCTATCTGGCGCTGGGCACCCTGCACCAGCTCTACCGGCCGGTCCCCGGCAAGTTCAAGGACTACATCGCCATTCCCAAGGTGAACGGCTACCAGTCCCTGCACACCACCCTGGTCGGCCCCTACGGCACGCCGGTGGAATTCCAGTTCCGCACGCGCGACATGCATCACGTCGCCGAGGAAGGCGTGGCCTCGCACTGGCTGTACAAGGGCGCCGACGTATCGCTCAATGACCTGCAGAAGCGCACGCACCAATGGCTGCAGTCGCTGCTGGACATCCAGAGCCAGAACAGCGATTCGGGCGAATTCCTCGAACACGTCAAGGTCGACCTGTTCCCCGACGCGGTCTACGTCTTCACGCCGCACGGCAAGATCATTTCGCTGCCGCGCGGCGCGACGCCGGTGGACTTCGCCTACGCGATCCACACCGACATCGGCAACCAGGCCGTGGCCGCCAAGGTCAACAACGAATTCGTGCCCCTGCGCACCGAACTGGCCAGCGGCGACACGGTGGAAATCGTCACCTCGCCGGCGTCGCGGCCGAACGCGCAGTGGCTCAACTACGTGCGCACCGGTCGCGCGCGCTCGGAAATCCGCCACTATCTGCGCACGGTCAAGTACGCCGAGTCGGTGGTGTTCGGCGAGCGCCTGCTGAGCCAGGCCTTGCAGGAACTGCACCTGCAACTCCCCTCGCCCGAGGATCCCAGTTGGGAAAAGCTGGCGCGCAGCACCGGCGCCGCCTCGCGCGACGAAATCCTCGCCGACATCGGCCTGGGCAAGCGCCTGGCCGCCGTCGTCGCGCGCCGCTTCGGGCCCGAGCACGACCTGATAGCCACCACCGCCGGCGTCGTCGACGAGATCACCGCGGCCCGCGCCGCGCCCATCCTCATCCAGGGCAACGAAGGCCAGGCCGTGCAACTGGCGCCTTGCTGCGGTCCGTTGCCGGGCGACGCCATCATCGCCGGCATGCGGCTGGGCCATGGGCTGGTGGTCCACACCGCCGACTGTCCCGTCGCCGCGCGGCAACGCACGCGCGAGCCGGAGCGCTGGATCAACGTGGCCTGGGACACCCAGACCGCCAAGCACCTGTCGACGCGGCTGGACATCGTCACGCGCAACGAACGCGGCGTGCTGGGCCGCCTGGCCGCCGAGATCACGGCGACGGACGCCAATATCGTGCACGTCACCATGCACGACGACGCGGTGGCGACCGTCTCCCTGCACCTGACGGTGCAGGTGGACAGCCGCAAGCACCTGGCGCAGGTCATCCGCGCCATCCGCCACGTGCCGCAGGTGCAGAAGATCGTCCGAGTAAAGGGCTAA
- a CDS encoding C40 family peptidase, translated as MTPPTRRAFFPRSLFTAACLSIAALAAMPAAANAMIVADALGNLKGLSPNDAPTVPTLRDRVVEAGLDAIGTPYTWGGDGSDGGFDCSGLVAYVYKEVAGLALPHHAASQRDEGKPIAVSQLQPGDLVFFGSSTVTRKGKGKKARKVVSYRTSHVGIYIGDNQFVHAPTTGSTVRIDDLDAGYWAKHFNGARRYLSPTGNQQVHVASK; from the coding sequence ATGACGCCGCCGACGAGACGAGCATTTTTCCCCCGTTCCCTCTTCACCGCAGCCTGCCTGTCCATCGCCGCCCTGGCCGCGATGCCCGCCGCCGCCAATGCGATGATCGTTGCCGACGCCCTCGGCAACCTGAAAGGCCTGTCCCCCAATGACGCCCCCACCGTCCCCACCCTGCGCGACCGCGTCGTCGAAGCGGGGCTGGACGCCATCGGCACGCCCTACACCTGGGGCGGCGACGGTTCGGACGGCGGTTTCGACTGCAGCGGCCTGGTCGCCTACGTCTACAAGGAAGTCGCCGGCCTCGCGCTGCCGCACCATGCGGCTTCCCAGCGCGACGAAGGCAAGCCCATCGCCGTCTCGCAACTGCAGCCCGGCGACCTGGTTTTCTTCGGCAGCAGCACCGTGACCCGCAAGGGCAAGGGCAAGAAAGCCAGGAAAGTGGTGAGCTACCGCACGTCGCACGTCGGCATCTACATCGGCGACAACCAGTTCGTGCATGCGCCCACCACCGGTTCCACCGTGCGCATCGATGACCTCGACGCCGGCTACTGGGCCAAGCATTTCAACGGCGCCCGCCGTTACCTGTCGCCGACCGGCAATCAGCAGGTCCACGTCGCCAGCAAGTAA
- the gmk gene encoding guanylate kinase has protein sequence MSTTYGNVFMVVAPSGAGKSSLVSALLKQDPTISLSISCTTRAPRPGEVDGREYRFVSQEEFARLREQDALLEWAEVHGNFYGTPRDRIDEATRQGRDVLLEIDWQGARQVRQHFPAAIGIFILPPSIEELEARLKARGQDEPHVIARRLLGAGGEIAHAPECEYVIINQEFSVALLQLVQIVSAARLRFSSQAVRHAQLFSQLGISAPH, from the coding sequence ATGTCCACTACCTACGGCAACGTCTTCATGGTTGTCGCGCCCAGCGGCGCCGGCAAGTCCAGCCTGGTCAGCGCCCTGCTCAAGCAGGATCCGACCATCAGCCTGTCCATTTCCTGCACCACCCGCGCGCCCCGGCCGGGCGAAGTCGACGGACGCGAATACCGCTTCGTCTCGCAGGAGGAATTCGCGCGCCTGCGCGAGCAGGACGCGCTGCTGGAATGGGCGGAAGTGCACGGCAATTTCTACGGCACGCCGCGCGACCGCATCGACGAGGCCACGCGCCAGGGCCGCGACGTGCTGCTCGAAATCGACTGGCAGGGCGCGCGCCAGGTGCGCCAGCATTTTCCCGCGGCCATCGGCATCTTCATCCTGCCGCCTTCCATCGAGGAATTGGAGGCGCGCCTGAAGGCGCGCGGGCAGGACGAGCCCCACGTCATCGCGCGCCGCCTGCTTGGCGCCGGCGGGGAAATCGCCCACGCGCCCGAGTGCGAATATGTTATTATTAATCAAGAATTTAGCGTGGCCCTGCTGCAACTCGTACAAATCGTCAGCGCGGCCCGCTTGCGTTTTTCATCGCAGGCCGTCCGGCACGCCCAATTGTTCTCGCAATTAGGCATCTCGGCGCCCCACTAA